The genomic window TTTCCAGCGCTGCCGGCGCCGTTGTTTCCGTGCCTCGCTCAGCCCTGATGGTAATACCCGCTTCAGACATTATCCGGGTCCGCGCCGCCAGGCTAATCACTCCCCGCGTCATCGCCAGTGGCGCGTAGGCATTACAGGTCACGCCGTATTTGTACATTTCCCGGGCTACAGAGCGCGTCAAACCCACCACCCCGGCATTGGCGGCGCTGTAGTTGGGATGTTCCATATTGCCCAGCCAGGCCCCGGAAGTGCAGTTTATGATCCTTCCCCAGCCCTGCTCTTTCATCAGGGGTGCTGTGTGACGGATACAGTTGAAAGACCCCTTCAGCTTGGCAGTAACCACGTAGTCCCAGGCTTCTTCTGATAGCTCCCAGATAAAACCGCGCCGGAAAGTACCGGCATTATTCACCAGGATATCTATCCTGCCGAAGCTGTCCACCGCCGTCTGTACCAGTTTGCCCGCCGTCTGGAAATCACCAACATCGCCGAAGAAGGGCACCGCCTCACCACCCATGTCCCTGATTTCTTTAGCCACCGTCCCGGCATCCCCGCCAAGCTGGCGGGCTTGCTCCTTCTCCTCTTCGCTCAGTTTTTTCTCGAAATCCTCCCCGTAAATGCTGAGTCCGGTGGAACCGGGACGGCGGTTATTGGTCACCACCCTGGCCCCTTCCCCTGCCATCGCCAGGGCAATAGCTCTACCTACCCCCTGCCCGGAGCCGGTGACCACCGCCACTTTACCCTTTAATCGGTCTACCATCTTTTCAATCCCCTTTCTCTATTTATTCGGACTGAGCACGTTCAGTCCAGTCTGGAATCAAACTCACCTGCCTGCCGCTGGACTGGTATATCCCGCCAGCAGTGTCTTCGGCATTTGCTCTATCAGTTCATCTACCGTCC from Dehalococcoidales bacterium includes these protein-coding regions:
- a CDS encoding SDR family NAD(P)-dependent oxidoreductase, translated to MVDRLKGKVAVVTGSGQGVGRAIALAMAGEGARVVTNNRRPGSTGLSIYGEDFEKKLSEEEKEQARQLGGDAGTVAKEIRDMGGEAVPFFGDVGDFQTAGKLVQTAVDSFGRIDILVNNAGTFRRGFIWELSEEAWDYVVTAKLKGSFNCIRHTAPLMKEQGWGRIINCTSGAWLGNMEHPNYSAANAGVVGLTRSVAREMYKYGVTCNAYAPLAMTRGVISLAARTRIMSEAGITIRAERGTETTAPAALETIAGPEGLAPFVAYLATEEAGSVSGTVFRVVGNEIAIYADPEEKYLIKKDAGLWTVDELAEAVPAGLLKGYRSIAAD